A genomic region of Alphaproteobacteria bacterium contains the following coding sequences:
- a CDS encoding tetratricopeptide repeat protein, which produces MKVKLYLLLFLIGNFLVYEAAHSINSDFEEMPSEEEISDYNPDSTSDEEFSDEELFIDDSKQQNNNKLNKPTKIPQKNTTFSRNDLIEHIKEINNISIENNLTNKETDWIKQTKKLKSIWDPTKEKTFYGLYSALDKIFKKDKKKDLEKTIHKLKRTCYVINNPKNKKKPASISTAPIRKNIKNPSLFSTKANSSDSSYFKLKIQENASINTTSYKKLNKKDNPLTMSLERTQIFFPKNTLNYNENDWDSLARTIKNDWDPDKKRTYLEFYFALRTIIKQNKDKKTKKTLEKIIEACERIKQSKKIIQNNEVNNTNLPNKKISIDNDDCFHIKTPDLNIFSNQSTIEIEEESFYPSKNAKFKKESLKRKRNEIETPNKKKCIDIDKIKKYILKGNNSLTQNDKANAIKYFKKVLILIQDESYPFYVIQAYIGLGDAKCNDFSIFQNDNTQIINIPSRNNNSSHWYIKALDVLKNLNNDAENITLRVQALMGLGLERHSNPNNIKNYTNYDSKMGAIAWLLEALDLLDIHYDAALRIKVLIALGEIQCTNGFYINKHTQYKETIKDAAWFLEALDLLEINDDINLRIKCLIGLGQIKYHNEINIEKYTKHNIDIGFFAWFFEALDLLGNDNNINHRIKVFLALSNAKYDDPGHITQYTGYNGNIGSIAWCLKALDLLENDIHNILHVKVLLALGNAKYCNATHITHYTGYDGKIGNPAWYLKALDILNNKNNVILRIKTLIGLGNAIYKDSYYIKKHTRYNPNLGQAAWYLEALSYLKNIDNIELHTQVHLGLGNTYNSEAHNRPKLAIEHYKKALALKPTYEQRHKALFNIGNAYIKLNEKQQAIDYFEQALRTNSSTMQRNIILQKINAIKYDAQFFNKNRRYS; this is translated from the coding sequence ATGAAGGTAAAATTATATTTATTACTTTTTTTAATAGGGAATTTTTTAGTATATGAAGCAGCACATAGTATAAATTCAGATTTCGAAGAAATGCCTTCCGAAGAAGAAATTTCTGATTATAATCCAGATTCGACCTCCGATGAAGAATTTTCTGATGAAGAACTTTTTATTGATGACAGTAAACAACAAAATAATAATAAACTAAACAAACCCACAAAAATTCCTCAAAAAAACACAACTTTCTCTCGAAACGATTTGATTGAGCACATAAAAGAAATAAATAATATTTCTATTGAAAATAATTTAACAAATAAAGAAACAGATTGGATTAAACAAACAAAAAAATTAAAATCTATTTGGGATCCAACCAAAGAAAAAACTTTTTACGGACTTTATAGTGCTCTTGATAAAATTTTCAAGAAAGACAAAAAAAAAGATTTAGAAAAGACAATCCATAAATTAAAAAGAACCTGTTATGTAATTAACAATCCCAAAAATAAAAAAAAACCAGCATCTATATCAACAGCACCTATTAGAAAAAATATTAAAAATCCTTCTTTATTTTCAACAAAGGCAAATTCTTCAGATTCATCCTACTTCAAACTAAAAATACAAGAAAATGCATCTATAAATACAACCTCTTACAAAAAATTAAACAAAAAAGACAATCCATTAACAATGTCTTTAGAACGGACACAAATCTTTTTTCCAAAAAATACGTTAAATTATAACGAAAATGATTGGGATTCACTTGCAAGAACAATAAAAAATGATTGGGATCCTGATAAAAAAAGAACTTATTTAGAATTTTATTTCGCCTTACGTACTATTATTAAACAAAATAAAGATAAAAAAACAAAAAAAACTCTTGAAAAAATAATAGAAGCATGCGAACGAATTAAACAGTCAAAAAAAATTATTCAAAACAATGAAGTCAACAACACAAATCTCCCTAACAAGAAAATATCAATCGATAATGATGATTGTTTTCATATTAAAACACCTGATTTAAATATATTTTCCAATCAATCCACCATTGAGATTGAAGAAGAATCATTTTACCCTTCTAAAAATGCAAAATTCAAAAAAGAATCATTAAAAAGAAAAAGGAATGAAATAGAAACACCAAATAAAAAAAAATGTATAGATATCGATAAAATAAAAAAATATATTTTAAAAGGAAACAATTCGTTAACTCAAAACGACAAAGCAAACGCAATCAAATATTTCAAAAAAGTTTTAATATTAATACAGGATGAAAGTTATCCTTTTTACGTTATTCAAGCCTATATTGGACTCGGCGATGCAAAATGTAATGATTTTTCTATTTTTCAAAATGATAACACACAAATAATAAACATCCCTTCTCGCAATAACAATTCATCTCATTGGTATATAAAAGCATTAGATGTTTTAAAAAATTTAAACAACGACGCTGAGAACATTACCCTTCGCGTTCAAGCTCTTATGGGGCTTGGCCTAGAAAGACATTCAAACCCAAACAATATTAAAAATTATACAAACTATGATTCGAAAATGGGCGCTATCGCCTGGCTTCTGGAAGCATTGGATCTTTTAGACATTCATTATGATGCTGCATTACGCATAAAAGTCCTTATTGCTTTAGGAGAGATACAATGCACCAATGGATTTTATATTAATAAACATACTCAATATAAAGAAACCATTAAAGATGCTGCCTGGTTTCTTGAAGCATTAGATCTTTTAGAAATCAATGACGATATTAATTTACGTATAAAATGCCTTATTGGTCTTGGGCAAATTAAATATCACAATGAAATTAATATAGAAAAATACACAAAACATAATATAGATATAGGATTTTTTGCCTGGTTTTTTGAAGCATTAGACCTTCTGGGCAATGACAACAACATAAATCATCGCATAAAAGTCTTTTTAGCCCTCAGTAATGCTAAATACGATGATCCAGGACATATTACACAATACACAGGGTATAATGGCAATATTGGAAGTATTGCATGGTGTCTTAAAGCATTAGATCTTTTAGAGAATGATATTCATAACATTCTTCATGTAAAAGTTCTTTTAGCCCTTGGAAACGCAAAATATTGTAACGCAACACATATTACACATTATACAGGCTATGACGGAAAAATTGGAAATCCTGCGTGGTATCTTAAAGCACTCGATATTTTAAATAATAAAAATAATGTTATTCTTCGAATAAAAACGCTTATTGGCCTTGGAAATGCTATTTATAAAGATAGCTATTACATTAAAAAGCACACAAGATATAATCCAAATCTTGGACAAGCCGCATGGTATCTTGAAGCATTATCGTATCTTAAAAATATCGATAATATTGAATTACATACCCAAGTCCATCTTGGACTCGGGAACACCTATAATTCAGAGGCACATAATCGACCAAAACTTGCAATCGAACATTACAAAAAAGCACTCGCCTTAAAACCAACCTATGAACAACGCCATAAAGCCTTATTTAATATTGGCAATGCTTATATCAAACTAAATGAAAAACAACAAGCAATTGACTATTTTGAACAAGCATTAAGAACAAATTCATCAACAATGCAACGAAACATTATCCTACAAAAAATTAACGCGATCAAATATGATGCACAATTTTTTAATAAAAACAGACGATATAGTTAA